A DNA window from Verrucomicrobiaceae bacterium contains the following coding sequences:
- a CDS encoding ComF family protein: protein MSYPGPRLPSRLQKLLHRPLAAVRDLVYPNSCTACSQPIPAHEELSSLKAWFCPKCIPLLPWAQAPYCQRCGEMYDGAIQRDFQCQNCEGLSYHFDFAISACSASDPVREMIHRYKYGDQLYLRGALSALLTHALEEKRLSALDLGSWLLVPVPLHAAREAQRGYNQSWELCARLSQRTGIPALSVLERVRETPSQARLTRHQRLENLRGAFRMCPQRFRAPAPDVRGRHILLVDDVFTTGATTSECARVLKQQGQAAQIIVLTVARG, encoded by the coding sequence GTGTCTTATCCAGGCCCCAGGCTGCCCTCCCGGCTGCAAAAACTGCTCCACAGGCCCCTCGCTGCTGTGCGAGACCTCGTGTACCCAAACTCCTGCACCGCCTGCTCCCAACCCATCCCCGCCCACGAGGAGCTGAGTAGCCTGAAGGCGTGGTTTTGCCCGAAATGCATCCCTCTGCTGCCCTGGGCACAGGCCCCATACTGCCAGCGCTGCGGCGAGATGTATGATGGAGCGATCCAGCGGGATTTTCAGTGCCAGAACTGTGAGGGGCTGAGCTACCACTTTGATTTTGCCATCTCAGCATGCTCTGCGAGCGATCCCGTGCGGGAAATGATCCACCGCTACAAATACGGTGATCAGCTCTACCTGCGCGGAGCGCTCTCGGCCCTGCTGACCCATGCTTTGGAGGAAAAGCGCCTCTCAGCCCTCGATCTCGGGAGCTGGCTGCTCGTACCTGTTCCACTGCATGCAGCGCGTGAGGCACAGCGCGGCTACAACCAGAGCTGGGAGCTCTGCGCACGGCTCTCCCAGCGCACGGGCATCCCCGCGCTATCCGTGCTGGAGCGCGTGCGCGAGACGCCCTCTCAGGCACGGCTCACCCGGCACCAGCGATTGGAAAACCTGCGCGGAGCCTTCCGCATGTGCCCGCAGCGCTTCAGGGCTCCTGCGCCGGATGTGCGCGGCCGCCACATTTTGCTCGTGGATGATGTTTTCACGACCGGTGCCACCACCAGCGAGTGCGCTCGTGTTTTGAAGCAGCAAGGCCAGGCCGCTCAGATCATCGTACTCACCGTGGCACGGGGATAA
- a CDS encoding ATP-binding protein produces the protein MPSAAQVKALLQSHSSGDDERFYAVALQVAAAEARNGHETLARDLRSIVDQAKTRTSESKARFNVVQIAQPMGEAAELLDSRLPEFSIKDLVLADSVRERVMRVIHEQRQMSRLQAHGLRPRQRLLFTGPPGCGKTMTASAIASELHLPLFVVRLDALITRYLGESANKLRLIFDSVNQSRAVYLFDEFDSIGYSRDGGQDVGEMRRVLNAFLVFIESMHSHSLVIAATNHGSRLDKALYRRFDDLIEFSLPGDDEIRQMIETRLQSVSAPKLGWQRIVKAARGLSFGEIGRACDDGMKQAVMKETANVSTASLLAALNERRLFLPPAET, from the coding sequence ATGCCTTCCGCCGCCCAAGTTAAAGCCCTACTTCAGAGTCACAGCAGTGGCGATGACGAGCGCTTTTATGCAGTGGCACTTCAGGTTGCAGCTGCTGAAGCCCGCAATGGTCACGAGACTTTGGCACGGGACTTGAGATCGATTGTCGATCAGGCCAAAACGAGGACTTCTGAGTCAAAGGCTCGTTTCAACGTGGTCCAGATCGCGCAGCCTATGGGGGAGGCGGCAGAGCTTTTGGATTCACGGTTGCCTGAGTTTAGCATCAAAGATCTGGTGCTCGCAGACTCGGTGCGTGAACGCGTGATGAGAGTCATTCATGAGCAACGCCAGATGAGCCGACTTCAGGCACATGGCCTACGCCCGCGGCAGCGTCTATTATTCACGGGGCCGCCAGGCTGCGGCAAAACGATGACCGCCTCGGCCATTGCTTCGGAACTTCACTTACCTTTGTTTGTTGTGCGCCTGGATGCCCTCATCACGCGTTACCTCGGCGAGTCGGCAAACAAGCTCCGACTCATCTTTGACTCCGTAAACCAAAGCAGAGCGGTCTATCTTTTCGACGAGTTCGATAGTATTGGTTACTCCAGGGACGGTGGACAGGATGTGGGCGAGATGCGGCGAGTATTGAATGCCTTTCTCGTCTTTATCGAAAGCATGCACAGTCATAGCTTGGTGATCGCGGCAACGAATCATGGCTCACGACTGGACAAGGCGCTGTATCGACGCTTTGACGACTTGATCGAGTTTAGCCTGCCAGGGGACGACGAGATTCGTCAGATGATTGAAACTCGGCTCCAGTCAGTTTCGGCTCCAAAGCTTGGCTGGCAAAGAATTGTCAAAGCGGCGCGGGGATTGAGCTTTGGTGAGATCGGGCGTGCTTGTGATGACGGGATGAAACAGGCGGTGATGAAGGAGACGGCCAATGTGAGCACGGCAAGCCTGCTCGCCGCATTGAACGAGCGAAGGCTGTTTCTGCCACCTGCCGAAACCTAA
- a CDS encoding proline racemase family protein, which translates to MSIIDSHTGGEPTRVVIGGITAQNLESYRRAIICEPRGHEVIVGALLVEPKDTSCAAGVIFFNNVGLLGMCGHGMIGLIATLRHLGRITAGEHRVETPVGIVTATLHADGRVSIRNVPSYRQAKAVSAGGVTGDVAWGGNWFFLVADHGLDLTLKNVPQLTQATLAMREAVRAAGYPEVDHVELLSPPHDTANHSRNFVLCPGGEYDRSPCGTGTSAKLACLAADEKLAPGDLWQQESILGSVFEGRYEPAESGIIPTIKGQAFITAETTLLLDPADPFQLGIGTITDPVTP; encoded by the coding sequence ATCTCCATCATCGACTCCCACACTGGCGGGGAGCCCACCCGTGTCGTGATCGGCGGCATCACCGCCCAAAACCTCGAATCCTACCGCCGTGCCATCATCTGCGAACCACGCGGCCATGAGGTCATCGTCGGCGCACTGCTCGTCGAGCCCAAAGACACATCCTGCGCCGCTGGCGTCATCTTTTTCAACAACGTCGGCCTCCTCGGCATGTGCGGACACGGCATGATCGGCCTCATCGCCACACTGCGGCACCTCGGACGCATCACCGCCGGCGAGCACCGCGTCGAGACACCTGTGGGCATCGTCACGGCCACGCTGCATGCCGATGGCCGCGTCAGCATTCGCAATGTGCCATCTTACCGCCAAGCCAAGGCCGTGAGCGCAGGTGGAGTCACTGGAGATGTCGCCTGGGGCGGAAACTGGTTTTTCCTCGTCGCAGATCATGGGCTCGATCTCACGCTGAAAAACGTCCCACAGCTCACGCAGGCCACCTTAGCGATGCGTGAGGCCGTGCGAGCCGCTGGCTACCCAGAAGTCGATCACGTCGAGCTTCTCTCCCCACCGCACGACACCGCGAATCACAGCCGAAACTTCGTTTTATGCCCCGGCGGCGAGTACGACCGCTCCCCCTGCGGCACCGGCACCAGCGCAAAACTCGCCTGCCTCGCCGCCGATGAAAAACTCGCCCCCGGCGATCTCTGGCAGCAGGAAAGCATCCTCGGCAGCGTCTTTGAAGGCCGCTACGAGCCTGCTGAAAGCGGCATCATCCCCACCATCAAAGGACAGGCCTTCATCACCGCTGAAACAACCCTACTTCTTGATCCCGCAGACCCTTTTCAGCTCGGCATCGGCACAATCACCGATCCCGTCACGCCATGA
- a CDS encoding helix-turn-helix domain-containing protein codes for MPALSEALVPTERDVIVAKESQRQMGGMKFGRKESVAVQIDGKEVAVPVGMMQMMIAAVARLAEGKAVAMMPVEEEISPQEAAEILKVSRPYAAKLFDEGAIPSRRVGTHRRALSADVLAYKQREKEARLAVLDELAAEGQRLKMGY; via the coding sequence ATGCCTGCACTCTCTGAAGCTCTTGTCCCCACGGAACGCGATGTGATCGTCGCGAAGGAATCACAGCGCCAGATGGGCGGGATGAAGTTTGGGCGGAAAGAGTCGGTGGCGGTGCAGATCGACGGCAAAGAGGTGGCTGTGCCGGTGGGCATGATGCAGATGATGATCGCGGCGGTGGCGCGGCTGGCCGAGGGCAAGGCGGTGGCGATGATGCCAGTGGAGGAGGAAATCTCGCCCCAAGAGGCGGCGGAGATCCTGAAGGTGTCGCGTCCGTATGCGGCGAAGCTTTTCGACGAGGGCGCGATCCCGAGCCGCCGCGTGGGCACGCATCGGCGGGCGCTGTCGGCGGATGTGCTGGCCTACAAGCAGCGTGAGAAGGAGGCGCGGCTGGCGGTGCTCGACGAGCTTGCCGCTGAGGGGCAGAGGCTTAAAATGGGGTATTGA
- a CDS encoding FAD-dependent oxidoreductase yields MKSFLVILFTSLAISVSAAPLENDLCIYGGTSAGVIAAVQGAKMGKKVILVEAGQHLGGMSVEGLGGTDIDNQPFQNSPAVGGLALEFYRRVSAQYGRKAAFEAMLAAKGKNTSLWRFEPHVAEAVWEAWAKESGVTVLRGHRLKEAKGVTKDGTRITALHFDNGAEVRARVFIDATYEGDLLAFAGLSFALGREGNAKYGETNNGIRTDTTHKQHDKPIDPYRTPGDPKSGLIFGVQDTPLGEHGAADESIQGYCFRLCLTKAPKNRRPIEKPANYNAAHYEMQRRYLAAGGVISPPHAAVPNGKSDPGTWHSLASNFTGWNHRYPIASYTERETMLRESRDYIHGLYWFMAHDETVPAKQREAWAAWGLCKDEFTDNAGWPRALYVRNGRRMVGDFVLTEAHLRKANPEPVNDSVGMIWWPPDFHSARCLVKNGRVWNEGAVFNVSKEPDWIPCGIPYRCLVPKASECTNLLSPTCPSSSYVAYGAYRIEFTFMAAAQATAAAGVMAVESGISVQSVSYAKLRERLLVDKQVLAVPPRE; encoded by the coding sequence ATGAAGTCTTTCCTCGTCATCCTCTTCACCTCCCTCGCGATCTCCGTTTCGGCGGCACCACTCGAAAACGATCTCTGCATCTACGGCGGCACGAGCGCGGGTGTGATCGCGGCGGTGCAGGGGGCGAAGATGGGGAAGAAGGTCATTCTCGTGGAGGCGGGGCAGCATCTCGGTGGCATGAGCGTGGAGGGGCTCGGCGGCACGGACATCGACAACCAGCCTTTTCAAAACAGCCCGGCGGTCGGTGGGCTGGCGCTGGAGTTTTATCGACGCGTGAGTGCGCAGTATGGTCGCAAGGCGGCGTTTGAGGCGATGCTGGCGGCAAAGGGCAAGAACACGTCGCTTTGGCGCTTTGAGCCGCATGTGGCGGAGGCGGTTTGGGAGGCGTGGGCGAAGGAATCGGGCGTCACCGTGCTGCGCGGGCATCGTTTGAAGGAAGCGAAAGGCGTGACGAAGGACGGCACGCGCATCACGGCGCTGCATTTTGACAATGGGGCCGAGGTGCGGGCACGGGTGTTCATCGACGCGACGTATGAGGGCGATCTGCTCGCGTTCGCGGGCCTGAGCTTTGCCTTGGGGCGTGAGGGCAATGCGAAGTATGGCGAGACCAACAACGGCATCCGCACCGACACGACGCACAAGCAGCACGACAAGCCCATCGACCCGTATCGCACGCCCGGCGACCCGAAGAGCGGCCTCATCTTTGGCGTGCAGGATACGCCGCTCGGCGAGCACGGCGCGGCGGATGAGAGCATCCAGGGCTATTGTTTTCGCCTCTGCCTAACGAAGGCCCCGAAGAACCGACGCCCCATCGAAAAACCCGCGAACTACAATGCGGCGCACTACGAGATGCAGCGACGCTACCTCGCCGCAGGTGGCGTCATCAGCCCGCCCCATGCCGCCGTGCCGAATGGCAAGAGCGATCCCGGCACCTGGCACTCGCTGGCCTCGAACTTTACCGGCTGGAATCATCGCTACCCCATCGCGAGCTACACCGAGCGCGAAACGATGCTGCGTGAGAGCCGCGATTACATCCACGGCCTGTATTGGTTCATGGCGCATGACGAGACCGTGCCCGCGAAGCAACGCGAGGCCTGGGCCGCGTGGGGCCTGTGCAAAGATGAGTTCACCGACAACGCCGGCTGGCCGCGTGCCTTGTATGTCCGCAACGGCCGCCGCATGGTCGGCGACTTCGTTTTGACGGAGGCGCATCTGCGCAAAGCGAACCCCGAGCCCGTGAACGACAGCGTCGGTATGATCTGGTGGCCACCGGACTTCCACAGCGCCCGCTGCCTCGTGAAAAACGGTCGCGTGTGGAATGAAGGCGCGGTCTTCAATGTGTCGAAAGAGCCCGACTGGATCCCCTGCGGCATCCCGTATCGCTGCCTTGTGCCCAAGGCCTCCGAATGCACCAACCTCCTCAGCCCCACTTGCCCGTCATCGAGCTACGTGGCCTACGGTGCCTATCGCATCGAGTTCACCTTCATGGCTGCGGCACAGGCTACTGCCGCTGCTGGAGTGATGGCGGTGGAGTCGGGCATATCCGTGCAAAGCGTCAGCTATGCGAAGCTGCGGGAGCGATTGCTGGTGGACAAGCAGGTGCTGGCGGTGCCGCCTCGTGAGTGA
- a CDS encoding M23 family metallopeptidase, with translation MPVLFPPSTARFLCCALSFALAVLCAPQQASAQAGTTIRLRLADGFDFPVGKPNADGYYKARGYWPNGHLGEDWNGNGGGDSDSGDPIYSIGRGVVIFSQNIYKGWGNCILVRHVFREKDGRIAMVDSLYAHLLQRLVNLHDLVEKGQLVGTMGGNSGQYPVHLHLEVRHNLHVGMNRMQFPRDNSVYYSPTAFINARRSLATDTRLYDVPVNNFAKYGGSSYDDRSDSNSDVKVPSFSGKPLTPPTEVRKPQMLNPEDDDFWSRLRAKIKGGKVTPGDEKK, from the coding sequence ATGCCCGTCCTTTTCCCCCCATCCACTGCCCGCTTCCTCTGCTGCGCTCTATCCTTTGCGCTCGCAGTCCTCTGCGCCCCCCAACAGGCCTCTGCCCAGGCAGGCACCACCATCCGCCTACGCTTAGCAGACGGCTTTGACTTCCCTGTCGGCAAGCCCAATGCCGATGGCTACTACAAAGCCCGCGGCTACTGGCCCAATGGCCACCTCGGTGAGGACTGGAATGGCAACGGCGGCGGCGACTCCGACTCAGGTGACCCCATTTACTCCATCGGGCGTGGCGTCGTCATCTTCTCTCAAAACATCTACAAAGGCTGGGGAAACTGCATCCTCGTGCGCCATGTGTTTCGTGAAAAAGACGGCCGCATCGCCATGGTGGACTCACTCTACGCCCACCTGCTCCAGCGCCTCGTCAATCTCCATGACCTCGTCGAAAAAGGCCAACTCGTAGGCACCATGGGTGGGAACAGCGGCCAATACCCCGTGCATCTCCACCTCGAAGTGCGGCATAACCTCCACGTCGGCATGAATCGCATGCAGTTCCCTCGCGATAACAGCGTCTATTACAGCCCCACCGCCTTCATCAATGCCCGCCGCAGCCTCGCTACCGACACACGCCTCTATGATGTGCCCGTGAACAACTTCGCCAAATACGGCGGCTCCTCCTACGATGACCGCAGTGACTCCAACTCCGATGTGAAAGTGCCCTCCTTCAGCGGCAAGCCCCTCACTCCACCCACCGAGGTGCGTAAACCCCAAATGCTCAATCCCGAGGATGACGACTTCTGGTCCCGCCTCCGTGCGAAGATCAAGGGCGGCAAAGTCACCCCCGGCGACGAGAAAAAGTAA
- a CDS encoding prolyl oligopeptidase family serine peptidase — MSPSLLLFIPLCLSVSSVVAQITDLPKRTENTVFRDRVKAHWLPDGKTFWYRIQTAPGKTEYVLIDATKGSRQTANSLKGLGLPEKEAAKTSTLKIELRSTKRTGESSGLKFINKLGEDVDLFWINQQGEHLRYGSIRAESEREQHSFEGHVWLITSRTGEHLAIVEAEATVKTFIIDGKGLTKAKNEPKKPQQPGKSPNGAFTVSSEAEAVSKRKVTIVDSSPKDSLQPKTLVIDYIKPGDPLPKPQLVITQSDGRKIPLPRDLYENPFNTEGHIDVTWSPDSREFYFDYNQRGHQLYRILAANAQTGTLRVVVEEKSKTFIHYSGKSWRHWLHSSNELIWMSERDGWCHLWLYDVQTGQPMHQITRGQWPVREVLHVDEAKREIWFLASGLRPVEDPYHLHLCRVNFDGSGFQHLTAGDGNHHVELSPKRDFFIDTWSRADHPPVTELRRSSDGSLVCDLEKADASALLAAGWTMPERVIAKARDGKTDIHGIIIRPSGFDASKKYPIVEDIYAGPHGAFAPKDFDRQLRMHQIAEQGFVVVKLDGMGTNHRGKAFHDVCWKNLQDAGFPDRKLWITAAAKTRPWMDLSRIGIYGGSAGGQNAMRALLDHHDFYKVAVADCGCHDNRMDKIWWNEQWMGWPVDESYVKSSNKEDAHKLQGHLLLIVGELDTNVDPASTMQVVAALQKAGKAFDFMPIASTGHGAAETPYGSKLRLDFLVRHLRP; from the coding sequence ATGAGCCCATCCCTTCTCCTCTTCATTCCTCTGTGCCTCTCGGTGTCCTCTGTGGTAGCCCAGATCACCGATCTCCCCAAGCGCACCGAAAACACCGTCTTCCGTGATCGTGTGAAGGCGCATTGGCTGCCAGATGGCAAAACGTTCTGGTATCGTATCCAAACAGCACCTGGGAAGACCGAGTACGTTTTGATCGATGCCACGAAGGGCAGCCGACAAACGGCCAATTCTCTCAAAGGACTCGGTTTGCCAGAAAAAGAAGCCGCGAAGACTTCCACGCTGAAAATCGAGCTACGCTCCACAAAGCGCACGGGCGAATCCTCGGGGCTGAAATTCATCAACAAGCTCGGTGAAGATGTCGATCTGTTTTGGATCAATCAACAAGGCGAGCACCTGCGCTACGGCTCCATCAGAGCAGAAAGCGAACGCGAGCAGCACAGCTTTGAAGGCCACGTATGGCTCATCACCAGCCGCACCGGCGAGCACCTCGCCATCGTCGAAGCAGAGGCCACCGTGAAGACATTCATCATCGACGGCAAAGGTCTCACGAAAGCCAAAAATGAGCCGAAGAAGCCCCAGCAGCCCGGAAAATCGCCCAATGGTGCATTCACCGTCTCCAGCGAGGCAGAGGCCGTGTCGAAGCGGAAGGTGACCATCGTGGATTCCTCACCAAAAGACAGCCTCCAGCCGAAAACGCTCGTCATCGACTACATCAAGCCCGGCGATCCGCTGCCGAAGCCTCAATTGGTCATCACGCAGTCCGATGGACGGAAGATTCCTCTGCCACGGGACTTGTATGAAAACCCCTTCAACACGGAAGGCCACATCGACGTCACATGGTCGCCAGACAGCCGTGAATTCTACTTCGACTACAATCAGCGCGGCCACCAGCTCTACCGCATCCTCGCCGCGAATGCGCAGACGGGCACCCTACGCGTGGTGGTGGAAGAAAAGAGCAAAACCTTCATCCACTACTCCGGCAAAAGCTGGCGTCACTGGCTGCACAGCAGCAACGAACTCATCTGGATGAGTGAGCGCGACGGCTGGTGCCATCTCTGGCTCTACGACGTGCAAACGGGCCAGCCCATGCATCAAATCACCAGGGGCCAGTGGCCCGTCCGGGAGGTGCTACACGTCGATGAGGCAAAGCGGGAGATCTGGTTCCTCGCGAGTGGTTTACGACCGGTGGAGGACCCCTATCACCTCCATCTCTGCCGCGTGAACTTTGACGGCAGCGGCTTCCAGCACCTCACTGCGGGCGATGGCAATCACCACGTCGAGCTCTCGCCAAAACGTGACTTCTTCATCGACACCTGGTCCCGTGCCGACCATCCCCCCGTCACCGAACTACGCCGCAGCAGTGATGGCAGCCTCGTGTGCGATTTGGAAAAGGCAGATGCCTCCGCGCTACTCGCCGCAGGCTGGACGATGCCCGAGCGCGTCATCGCAAAGGCTCGCGATGGCAAAACAGACATCCACGGCATCATCATCAGGCCCTCGGGCTTCGACGCGTCGAAGAAATACCCCATCGTCGAGGACATCTATGCCGGACCACACGGTGCCTTTGCCCCGAAGGATTTTGATCGTCAGCTCCGCATGCACCAGATCGCCGAGCAGGGCTTCGTCGTCGTCAAACTCGACGGCATGGGCACCAATCATCGCGGCAAGGCCTTCCATGATGTATGCTGGAAAAACCTCCAAGACGCAGGCTTCCCAGATCGGAAGCTCTGGATCACCGCAGCCGCCAAAACACGGCCATGGATGGATTTGAGCCGCATCGGCATCTACGGCGGCAGCGCAGGCGGCCAGAATGCCATGCGTGCACTGCTCGATCATCACGACTTCTACAAAGTCGCCGTCGCGGACTGCGGCTGCCATGACAACCGCATGGATAAAATCTGGTGGAACGAGCAGTGGATGGGCTGGCCCGTGGATGAGTCCTATGTGAAAAGCTCCAACAAGGAAGACGCCCATAAGCTCCAAGGCCACCTCCTCCTCATCGTCGGCGAACTCGATACCAACGTCGATCCCGCCAGCACGATGCAAGTCGTCGCCGCACTGCAAAAAGCCGGGAAGGCTTTTGACTTCATGCCCATCGCCAGCACCGGCCACGGCGCCGCAGAGACGCCGTATGGATCAAAGTTAAGATTGGATTTTCTCGTGCGGCACCTCAGGCCATGA
- a CDS encoding PIN domain-containing protein, with the protein MPSPPIVLLDACVLYPAALRDLLMRLAVHELIQARWSEKIHEEWMTAVLRERPDLTLEQLERTRQLMDLHAGDCLVSGYEWRIENLSLPDENDRHVLAAAIEAEADAIVTWNLSDFPPATLVAQGIARWTPDDLLMQLLSTDEDAVVKLMRQHRASLRNPPKSAEEYLETLEQQRLSRSVQVLRRRLTEL; encoded by the coding sequence ATTCCCAGTCCTCCCATCGTCCTGCTTGATGCCTGCGTCCTCTACCCAGCGGCGTTGCGGGATCTGTTGATGCGGTTGGCGGTGCATGAACTGATCCAGGCGAGGTGGTCGGAGAAGATTCACGAGGAATGGATGACGGCGGTGCTGCGTGAGCGGCCAGATTTGACCCTCGAACAACTGGAGCGGACGCGCCAACTGATGGATCTGCACGCGGGAGACTGTCTAGTGAGCGGCTATGAGTGGAGGATCGAAAACCTTTCCCTGCCAGACGAGAACGACCGGCATGTGCTGGCTGCCGCCATCGAAGCTGAGGCGGATGCCATTGTGACCTGGAATCTCAGCGACTTCCCACCGGCGACTCTGGTAGCACAGGGCATCGCACGCTGGACGCCTGATGACCTGCTCATGCAGTTGCTCTCCACGGATGAAGATGCCGTGGTGAAGCTCATGCGCCAGCATCGAGCCAGTCTCAGGAACCCACCCAAGTCCGCAGAGGAGTATCTGGAAACGCTGGAGCAACAGCGGTTGTCGAGGTCCGTGCAGGTGTTGAGAAGGCGGCTCACTGAGCTTTGA